The genomic region ATAATGGTCCAAAATTTTTAATCCCAGAATTTTATATGACCAAAGGCATCATATACCAAAGATCTTGTGTAGAATCTCCTCACAAAAATGGAAGAGTTGAAAGAAAACATCAACATCTTCTCAATACCAATCCAAATGATCTAAACGTCTTTTGTCATATGCAGTATCTTATGCTTACCTACATCATCAATAGAATCAACACACCCTTTCTTAACCATAGATCTCCCTCCCAACTACTACATAATTCTTTACCTGACCTGAATCCAATCAAAGTGTTTGGTTCCTTATGGTATGCTTCTAATATTCAAAATAACAAATCCAAACTTTCTTGTAGAGAAAGAAAATCCCTTTTCCTATGCTATGCAATTGGGTTTAAAGGCTATGTTCTCCTAAATATCAATACCAAAGAGATTTTTATTTCAACGAATATCAAATTCTATGAACACATTCTCTCATACCATAATTGAGAACATTCCACTGACTTGTCTCACAAGCCAGCTCTCTCTGCCAACCAAATACCTCATACAGTTTCGAATTCACCCTCATCCAACACTAGTCAACCTATACCTACCATTATTGAAAACCCACCACCCTTTTCCAATGATCCACCAATTGACCATACCACAGACCAACTTCCCACAAGAACTTCTACTCAAGCCACATCACATCTCAAAGATTATGCATATGCCTACTTTCATGATGCACCTCAACAATCATCAACTTACACGTAATTCTGGTTTCACAACGAAATAATAACCATTTCTATATCATTTGTGCAAATATTGAATTTGCAAACTTGAGTTTGATTATAATAAAGACTCCAGTTGGATCAGTTGAAAATAGGAATGATTCAGAGGTCacattatatgaaaattttgtgttactcatatatatatatatatatatatatatatatatatatatatatatatatatatatatatatatatatatatatatatatgtcaacaAGTACATTGATTTGGTGATCGTCGAACTTTCGTCACGTTATACATCGGTGATGACAATCACAATGGTCCCATACTCATATTATTGATGTATGAGGTGGACCAGATTATAAAGTTGAAATATAAAGATAATTATTATTTAGATGCACACCTAAAGAACTATGATATAATATTTAAGATATATTGCCCAAGTGAGAAATTTTtggaatattttatatttaaatattacttattaattatatttcaataattattatgtgggcatatatatttatattaattatattagttctTTTATTAAATTAACGGTCCTATTTGAACAATTGATCAAATAAAGTTAAAAAGACTAATTAGACTTCTATTtagtagttaattaattaattatgttatttctctataatttgaattgacattatgtttggtaaaactgatATAGTAGCAATTAGTTAAATAGGATATATtacttgtaagagaaagcaggtgGAAGTTCGATTTGACAAAGGAACATGTTGAGTTGATTTGTTTCAACATCTGgacaacatgtcgaagaagatgtccTATGCAAGCCATTCGACATCGCGCCTGAATCAAAACTGTTGATTGAATCTGACTCAGAAATTAACAGCAATGCAAAATATTACTAACCAATATTATGAAATCATAGGTGGAGCATGAAAGATctggaagaatcaaatcagaatatgttTGAATAAAGACTTTCTAATTTTAGAGATTtattaggaagatttgattgaagacctattttgtagGGAATCTTTTGGAGATTTGTTACAATATATTTGCTGTAATTAGAAGCCCAATTCCATTTGGATAATAGGTTATAAATAAAAGAATTGTAACATAGAAAGTCAAGCCAGCCACCATGTAAATTATAAGGGCTGTGTTGGTCGATGAACCACCCGGTTTGTGGGATGGTCATCATGTTCTCACTCAGAAGCCTGTAGGAAATGAGTTGAGTTATGTTtttggaggaagcttttaagcaactccAAGATGATGTTCTTAGTCTAGAGTCAAGACTGAGTATGAAGGGAAGTGCGGATTCCTGCCTGGCATAAGAGTGTGTCTCCtcatcatggaagtgtgtcttctactTTTCAGGTGTTTGAAGAGTTGTTGGAAAttaggccgtcgatgcagtggttGAGGTGCTGACTATTAGACATCATTGCgatgattggaagtgagaggggtttctcatatctagggaggacctaggtagaagggtcattgggtagtgattaagttcGTAAATCGTCAACGGGTGTGTTGGTTGTAGGGTCTGCAAAATGATACTGCTAAAAGtgaacttcatccctggcttggtagccctcagagtaggtgttgttgtacaccgaactgggtaaacaattctgtgtgtttttatcttttCAGTACTGTTATTTTCCTGTCCTTGTTattaatgtcagatcagatgtctcaacatccttaTAGGACATTTGAGTCTGCTGTACCAGAATTTTAAATTAGTTGCATATGAACTCTTTACAAgctttatctttttcttttcaaaagttaATTTAACGTTCTTTTACGCAAACGAACAGCTTCGACGCTGTGTCGAACACGTTTACAACATAATCCACTTGTAACTCTTGTTAGAATACTTTGAAAACTGAAGTGTTGTTCTGAGATTCTCTAGTCGATTTCGCAAAGTAATCTTTAAAAAGAGACTAACATTGTTTACTAAATTTCAAGATAAACAATATCACACCAATAATTTTTATGTGAAGAATCCTCTCAATATGAGAAAGATCAATCATGAGACCTACGCCATTAAAATATTTCCACTATAGAAAAGTAGGATTACTAGTTCTCTTAATACTAGAGGATACCTCTAAATCTAACCCAACTCGAAAATTACATAATATCCCTCGGCCCTCACCAAACTATGACGAAAATACGATATGTTTCCTCTCAATCAGACTAAAACTCTATTTCTAACTATTATTAAAAGTCTCACATAGAATAATATATGATCTCAACATGTGCTAATAAGTACGGACAATTTACATCAAAGACATTATTTAACACCTCACCTACTAGTCTTTTGAATGACAAAACTATTCACAAAGTCTCCTATGAATTAACAAGGACTAATAATTGTGTCCGAGCTGCCATCCATCTTCTTAGATCCTGTTACTCTTCTtaaattattcattaaaaaaaacttcTCGGGGAGAAAAAAGGGGATCGTAAGCGTTGAAAATTTTCACTCATTTCAACTTAGTCTTTACAAACCATCTTAAAGGAGTATTACGGATAAGATTGAACTTCGCCCACTGTGCTATGTTACACTATTTAATTCATGGCTTTCCTTGTATAGAAAGCAaatcattatattatattattaataatattaagatATACGTTGTTAGATCTCCAATACGAATGGAACCACGATAGCACCTTCTTCAAAGACTCAATAGCGCCTATAAAAAGGTTACTTATCTCTAAGTGGAACTCATTCACCACACTTAGTATCTTTCTAATAGAAGAAAGATGGCTCAGACACTAGCTCCTAAGTTTCTTACTTTACTCCTTTTCTTTTTCATggtaattaattcaattatatattTGGTTTCTGCTAGTTTGCAATGATGCCTTGTTAAGGATACTTTCTATTTATAATTAAGACCTATTTGTGTGATTCGGAGAAAataatgtgttttcatcaactttaaatatttattattttgttttctttcctataatttttcttttgaatatAATCTTTAGCCATATATAATTGTAAGAGAAAATACATGCCCTAACATTTCTTTAGCTAAAGGTTCATGCAGATAAGGCATGTAGCAATAATATTATACTAATGTTCTCTTTGACATCATTTTTAGAATGGACAAGGCATCACTGCAAGAGACTTGAAGACAGAGTTACGAGATGTGGATTCCAATGAACAACCTTACATTACACAGTACGGACACACTAAACCAGATTATGCAGCTTCATATAATACTCATGATTCCAATGGACCTTACAAAACTTCCTACGGTAACCATGAAGCCGAGAAACCAGATTATAATACCGGATATAGGACTCATACCCACCATTCCAATGAACTCTACAAAACTGCTTACGGTAATCATGAGGCCGAGAAACCAGATTATAATACTGGTTATAAGGCTCGTACACATGATTCCAATGAACCTTACAAAACTTCCTACGGTAATCGTGAAGCCGAGAAACCAGATTATAATACCGGATACAGGGCTCATACCCATGATTCTAATGAACCTTACAGAACTTCCTACGGTAATCATGAAGCCGAGAAACCAAATTATAATACCGGATATAGGGCTCATACCCATGATTCCAATGAACCTTACAAAACTTCCTACGGTAATCATGAAGCCGAGAAACCAGATTATGATACCGGATATAGGGCTCATACCCATGATTCCAATAAACCTTACAAAACTTCCTACGGTAATCATGAAGCCGAGAAACCAGATTATGATACCGGATATAGGGCTCATACCCATGATTCCAATGAACCTTACAAAACTTCCTACGGTAATCGTGAAGCCGAGAAGCCAGATTATAATACCGGATACAGGGCTCATACCCATGATTCCAATGAACCTTACAGAACTTCCTACGGTAATCATGAAGCCGAGAAACCAGATTATGATACCGGATATAGGGCTCATACCCATGATTCCAATAAACCTTACAAAACTTCCTACGGTAATCATGAAGCCGAGAAACCAGATTATGATACCGGATATAGGGCTCATACCCATGATTCCAATGAACCTTACAAAACTTCCTACGGTAATCATGAAGCCGAGAAACCAGATTATGATACCGGATATAGGACTCATACCCATAATTCCAATAAACCCTACTTAACTTACGCTAAGCATGAAACCGATGAATCCAATGGACCGTACATAGCTTCCTACGGTAAACATGAACCCAATCATCCTTACATCACACAGTACGGACCAACTTCCCTTGATCTAAAAGACCTCACGTCTCCAAACTCAAAAGATCTAGAAGGGTCTGCATCTTCCAATTTGGATCGCACAGAAGCTTTCAAAACAGGCTTTTTCAATTTGGACGATCTTTATGTTGGACATGAAATGACCCTCCAATTTCCAGTCCAAGAGGTTTCTCATTACCTCCCAAAAAAAGCGGCTGACTCCATTCCTCTCTCAAAATCACAACTCCCAAGCGTTCTACAACTCTTCTCAATCTCTGAAGATTCAACTCAAGCCAAAGCCATGAGAGGAACACTTGAAGAATGCGAAGGAGAAACCATTACTGGAGAGACAAAAATCTGTGCCAATTCTCTAGAGTCCATGCTCGAATTCGTTGATACAATCATTGGTACAGACACCAAACATAGTATTCTCAGTACCAGCAATCTATCACCTACCGCTACCCCTCTACAGAAGTACACCATTTTGGAAGTATC from Vicia villosa cultivar HV-30 ecotype Madison, WI unplaced genomic scaffold, Vvil1.0 ctg.001143F_1_1_3, whole genome shotgun sequence harbors:
- the LOC131633585 gene encoding BURP domain-containing protein 12-like gives rise to the protein MAQTLAPKFLTLLLFFFMNGQGITARDLKTELRDVDSNEQPYITQYGHTKPDYAASYNTHDSNGPYKTSYGNHEAEKPDYNTGYRTHTHHSNELYKTAYGNHEAEKPDYNTGYKARTHDSNEPYKTSYGNREAEKPDYNTGYRAHTHDSNEPYRTSYGNHEAEKPNYNTGYRAHTHDSNEPYKTSYGNHEAEKPDYDTGYRAHTHDSNKPYKTSYGNHEAEKPDYDTGYRAHTHDSNEPYKTSYGNREAEKPDYNTGYRAHTHDSNEPYRTSYGNHEAEKPDYDTGYRAHTHDSNKPYKTSYGNHEAEKPDYDTGYRAHTHDSNEPYKTSYGNHEAEKPDYDTGYRTHTHNSNKPYLTYAKHETDESNGPYIASYGKHEPNHPYITQYGPTSLDLKDLTSPNSKDLEGSASSNLDRTEAFKTGFFNLDDLYVGHEMTLQFPVQEVSHYLPKKAADSIPLSKSQLPSVLQLFSISEDSTQAKAMRGTLEECEGETITGETKICANSLESMLEFVDTIIGTDTKHSILSTSNLSPTATPLQKYTILEVSHDIHAPKWVACHPLPYPYAIHYCHYIATGSKVFKVTLVGDENGDKMEALGICHLDTSDWNPDHIVFKQLGIKAGMNTPVCHFFPVNHLLWVPEEPSKATM